In Acidimicrobiales bacterium, the following are encoded in one genomic region:
- a CDS encoding SDR family NAD(P)-dependent oxidoreductase, whose protein sequence is MIEQLEGRVAVVTGAASGIGLAMVEAFLGEGMSVVLSDLDGSGLDAQVARLSADGGDVFGVVCDVADPDAVARMAEQCWERHGDVHVLCNNAGVGPTGPMLATTPAEWRWTIGVNVLGVAHGVTTFAPRMVEAGVGHIVNVSSQAGVMTTEVLGMYCASKHAVVGLSEALYRELEPTPVGVSCLCPEFVRTQVFDVARVRPDWVEVEDGHDAMIPGLSAMLEERGIEPVDVAARVVDAVRTDRFWVFTHPFTVGFAEKRIEDLRADRNPEPLR, encoded by the coding sequence GTGATCGAGCAGTTGGAGGGTCGGGTGGCCGTGGTGACCGGAGCGGCGTCGGGCATCGGGCTGGCCATGGTGGAGGCGTTCCTAGGCGAGGGGATGTCGGTCGTGCTGTCGGACCTAGACGGTTCCGGGCTGGACGCCCAGGTGGCCCGGCTGTCGGCCGACGGCGGCGACGTCTTCGGCGTGGTGTGCGACGTAGCCGATCCCGATGCCGTTGCCAGGATGGCCGAGCAATGCTGGGAGCGGCACGGCGACGTGCACGTCCTGTGCAACAACGCTGGTGTTGGGCCGACCGGACCCATGCTGGCCACCACGCCGGCCGAGTGGAGGTGGACGATCGGCGTCAACGTGCTGGGGGTGGCTCACGGCGTGACGACGTTCGCCCCTCGGATGGTGGAGGCGGGCGTCGGCCACATCGTCAACGTGTCATCTCAGGCTGGCGTGATGACCACTGAGGTCCTGGGCATGTACTGCGCGTCCAAACACGCTGTGGTTGGCTTGTCCGAGGCCCTTTACCGCGAGTTGGAGCCGACGCCGGTTGGGGTGTCGTGCCTATGCCCGGAGTTCGTCCGGACGCAAGTTTTCGACGTGGCCCGGGTCCGTCCCGACTGGGTGGAGGTCGAGGACGGACACGATGCCATGATCCCCGGCCTGTCGGCCATGCTTGAGGAGCGGGGCATCGAGCCGGTTGACGTGGCCGCCCGGGTGGTGGACGCCGTGCGTACCGACCGCTTCTGGGTGTTCACCCACCCGTTCACCGTGGGGTTCGCCGAGAAGCGAATCGAGGACCTCCGGGCCGACCGCAACCCGGAACCCCTGCGCTGA
- a CDS encoding CoA transferase, translated as MPGPLDGIRIVDLSVALTGPLATGMLVDQGAECIKIEQAPIGDVVRWLGTSMAGVSAMFQVANRGKRSIVLDLRQEEGLAILRDLVAEADVFVQNFRPGVAERLGVAFEDIRALRPDIVYADLTGFGPDGPYSQRRVYDTVIQGQSGLAASQTGIRDDQPKLIKQLICDKVTAYTACQAITAALLARERGSGGQHLELSMLDACIAFMFVDAADHEVILDGDHSGPQAVAAYNTPFAFRDGFATVAVPDDEEFHGLARAMGVDSSDPDLATVRDRVAHPDKTRSFHLQVRENARQLTTAEAEAHLENNGVPFGIVRLVSEVAHDPQVVANALFSEFDHPAAGRIRHHRSPTRFHGTPAEFREPAAPTLGQHSDEVAAETGRGDRINQLRSAGVIR; from the coding sequence ATGCCCGGTCCCCTCGACGGAATCCGTATCGTTGACCTGTCGGTGGCCCTCACCGGACCGCTGGCTACAGGAATGCTGGTCGACCAGGGCGCCGAGTGCATCAAGATCGAGCAGGCCCCCATCGGCGACGTCGTCCGCTGGCTGGGGACCTCGATGGCTGGCGTGTCGGCCATGTTCCAGGTAGCGAACCGGGGCAAACGATCCATCGTGCTGGATCTTCGCCAGGAGGAGGGTTTGGCCATCCTGCGCGACCTGGTGGCCGAGGCCGACGTGTTCGTCCAGAACTTCCGTCCCGGGGTGGCCGAACGCCTCGGCGTGGCCTTCGAAGACATCCGAGCCCTCCGCCCCGACATCGTCTATGCCGACCTGACCGGCTTCGGCCCCGACGGCCCTTACAGCCAGCGTCGGGTCTACGACACGGTGATTCAGGGCCAGTCGGGGCTGGCGGCCAGCCAGACCGGCATCCGCGACGACCAACCCAAGCTCATCAAGCAGTTGATCTGCGACAAGGTCACGGCCTACACGGCCTGCCAGGCCATCACGGCCGCCCTTCTGGCCCGGGAGCGGGGTTCTGGCGGACAGCACCTGGAGCTGTCCATGCTGGACGCCTGCATCGCCTTCATGTTCGTGGACGCCGCCGACCACGAGGTAATCCTGGATGGCGACCACTCAGGACCCCAGGCCGTGGCCGCCTATAACACCCCGTTTGCCTTCCGCGACGGGTTCGCCACGGTCGCCGTTCCCGACGACGAGGAATTCCACGGCCTAGCCCGGGCCATGGGCGTAGATAGCTCCGACCCCGACCTGGCCACCGTGAGGGACCGGGTAGCACACCCCGACAAGACCCGGAGCTTCCACCTCCAGGTCCGGGAAAACGCTCGGCAGCTCACCACGGCAGAGGCTGAGGCCCACCTGGAGAACAACGGCGTCCCGTTCGGCATCGTGCGGCTGGTGAGCGAGGTCGCCCACGACCCGCAGGTAGTGGCTAACGCCCTATTTTCCGAGTTCGACCACCCCGCCGCCGGGCGGATCCGACACCACCGGTCGCCGACTCGGTTCCACGGCACCCCGGCGGAGTTCCGGGAGCCGGCGGCTCCCACCCTGGGACAGCACTCCGACGAGGTCGCCGCGGAGACCGGACGAGGTGACCGAATCAATCAACTGCGGTCCGCCGGCGTGATTCGGTGA
- a CDS encoding NUDIX domain-containing protein: MTSSGHRDHRRYDAYARNHEEYGDSELIPAATVVVLRDTETGLETLMLHRNSKIAFGGMWVFPGGRVDEEDTVASADGQIDELTTAAAAAAREAAEEAAVVVDPTGLVWFAHWVPPPITPRRYATFFFAARLDDAAGPVTVDEGEITEHEWMRPDDALARRDAGEIELAPPTWMTLHRLDGFDDVNTALTALTAAEPAFYETHMARTDEGPVAMWEGDAGYEGVDPSQPGPRHRLTMAEDRYSFQDDRT, translated from the coding sequence GTGACGTCGTCCGGGCACCGGGACCACCGGCGCTACGACGCCTACGCCCGAAACCACGAGGAGTACGGGGACTCGGAACTCATCCCGGCCGCCACCGTGGTCGTCCTGCGGGACACCGAAACCGGGCTAGAGACCCTCATGCTCCACAGAAACTCGAAGATCGCCTTTGGCGGGATGTGGGTGTTCCCGGGTGGACGGGTCGACGAGGAGGACACCGTGGCTAGCGCCGACGGCCAAATCGACGAGTTGACCACGGCCGCTGCGGCCGCCGCACGCGAAGCCGCCGAAGAGGCCGCCGTAGTCGTGGACCCGACAGGCCTGGTCTGGTTCGCCCACTGGGTACCCCCGCCGATCACGCCCCGCCGCTACGCCACCTTTTTCTTCGCTGCCCGGCTGGACGACGCAGCCGGCCCGGTTACCGTCGACGAGGGCGAGATCACCGAGCACGAGTGGATGCGACCCGACGACGCCTTGGCCCGCCGTGACGCTGGGGAGATTGAACTGGCCCCGCCCACCTGGATGACCCTGCACCGGCTAGACGGGTTCGATGACGTAAACACCGCCCTGACCGCCCTGACCGCCGCCGAACCTGCCTTCTACGAGACCCACATGGCCCGGACCGACGAGGGCCCGGTGGCCATGTGGGAGGGCGACGCCGGCTACGAGGGCGTTGACCCGTCACAGCCCGGACCACGCCACCGGCTCACCATGGCCGAGGACCGCTACTCCTTCCAGGACGACCGGACCTGA
- a CDS encoding HAD-IC family P-type ATPase — protein sequence MDPASPDLVGLSADDVTTRRADGRVNDVPDAPVRTTSQILRANVLTPVNAIMGSLLAVILVAGFPGDALFAGVIVSNSVIGTFQELRARRTLTTLAVLSAPRARVVREAATSEVPVSEVVADELLALEPGDQVVVDGTVVAATGLEVDESLLTGEADPVDKTVGDEVLSGSFVSAGSGHYRATRIGAGSYAVSLAEEARRFTLVDSELRSGVDVILWWLTLIIPPAAGLLLLRLLVTEDHWEEALRGTVAAAVAMVPDGLVLLTSLSFIVGVIALARRQALARELASVELLARVDVLCLDKTGTITTGEIAFADLETIGATSRTEAEAAVGAMAGVDPSPNATLAALAAALDDPGWSANAVVPFSSARKWAAADFGDHGTLHLGAPDVLLPEGEWAVARDRVANLAAAGQRVMVLTRSDAGTCDPDALPSARLPMCLVLLEDTVKPDAPEILSWFVDQGVTLKVVSGDHPETAAAVARRAGVPNAQTGVDARTLPDDSEALADAMADSAVFGRVTPHQKRAMVDALQARGHTVAMTGDGVNDVLALKDADMGIAMGSGSSATRAVAQLVLLDDRFATLPRVMAEGRRVINNVERVANLFIAKATYAVLLTALVGLFGVPFPFLPKQLTLIGTISVGVPGFFLALAPDASLVRPGFLPRVLRYAAPVGAVAAAATFTAYEVVRRSEAPLAEARTAATLTLLAISLVILLGISRPLRPWKVGLAAAMGGWYALTMAWDFPRDYFELVVPDARAWLVAAVATVGGGLLVAVVPRWVARRRAGTDD from the coding sequence GTGGACCCTGCATCGCCCGACCTGGTCGGCCTGAGCGCCGACGACGTCACCACCCGCCGGGCCGACGGCCGGGTAAACGACGTACCCGACGCCCCGGTCCGCACTACAAGCCAGATCCTGCGAGCCAACGTCCTCACCCCAGTCAACGCCATCATGGGCAGCCTGCTGGCCGTCATCCTGGTGGCCGGCTTCCCGGGTGACGCCCTGTTCGCCGGAGTGATTGTCTCCAACAGTGTGATCGGCACCTTCCAAGAACTACGGGCCCGACGCACCCTGACCACCCTGGCCGTGCTCTCGGCCCCCCGAGCCCGGGTAGTCCGCGAGGCAGCCACCAGCGAGGTGCCGGTCTCCGAGGTGGTGGCCGACGAGCTCCTGGCGCTCGAACCGGGCGACCAGGTGGTGGTCGACGGGACGGTCGTGGCGGCCACCGGGCTGGAGGTCGACGAGTCCCTGCTGACCGGAGAGGCCGACCCGGTCGACAAGACAGTTGGCGACGAGGTCCTCTCGGGCAGCTTCGTATCGGCCGGTTCGGGCCACTACCGAGCCACCCGGATCGGGGCCGGCTCGTACGCCGTATCCCTGGCCGAGGAGGCGCGACGGTTCACGCTGGTCGATAGCGAGCTCCGCTCGGGGGTTGACGTCATCCTGTGGTGGCTGACCCTCATCATCCCTCCAGCAGCCGGCCTGCTCCTGCTCCGCCTGCTGGTCACCGAAGACCATTGGGAAGAAGCCCTCCGGGGCACGGTGGCCGCTGCGGTGGCCATGGTCCCTGACGGGCTGGTCCTCCTGACCAGCCTCTCGTTCATCGTGGGCGTGATAGCCCTGGCCCGGCGACAGGCCCTGGCCCGCGAGCTGGCCTCCGTCGAGCTACTGGCCCGGGTCGACGTGTTGTGCCTCGACAAAACGGGGACAATCACCACCGGGGAGATCGCGTTCGCCGACCTGGAGACCATCGGTGCTACCAGTAGAACCGAGGCGGAAGCTGCGGTCGGCGCCATGGCCGGAGTCGACCCTTCACCCAACGCCACCCTGGCCGCTCTGGCTGCCGCCCTAGACGACCCCGGCTGGTCGGCCAACGCCGTGGTGCCCTTCTCCTCGGCCCGCAAGTGGGCAGCCGCTGACTTCGGAGACCACGGCACCCTGCACCTGGGGGCCCCGGACGTCCTACTCCCCGAAGGCGAGTGGGCCGTGGCCCGGGACCGGGTGGCCAACCTGGCCGCTGCCGGACAGCGGGTCATGGTCCTCACCCGATCGGACGCCGGAACGTGTGATCCCGATGCACTCCCGTCGGCCCGCCTACCCATGTGCCTGGTGCTCCTGGAGGACACCGTGAAGCCGGACGCCCCGGAGATCCTGTCCTGGTTCGTCGACCAGGGGGTGACCCTGAAGGTCGTCTCAGGTGACCACCCGGAGACAGCGGCGGCCGTAGCCCGACGAGCTGGCGTCCCCAACGCACAAACGGGGGTCGACGCCCGCACACTGCCCGACGACTCGGAGGCTCTGGCCGACGCGATGGCCGACTCGGCGGTCTTCGGCCGGGTCACCCCCCACCAGAAGCGGGCCATGGTCGACGCCCTGCAGGCCCGGGGCCACACGGTGGCTATGACGGGAGACGGAGTGAACGACGTCCTGGCCCTCAAGGACGCCGACATGGGCATAGCCATGGGGTCGGGTAGCTCGGCCACCCGGGCTGTGGCCCAGCTGGTGCTACTCGACGACCGGTTCGCCACCTTGCCCCGGGTGATGGCCGAGGGGCGGCGAGTCATCAACAACGTGGAGCGGGTGGCCAACCTGTTCATCGCCAAGGCCACCTACGCCGTCCTGCTGACCGCCCTAGTGGGCCTGTTCGGCGTGCCGTTTCCGTTCCTGCCCAAACAGCTGACCCTCATCGGGACGATCTCCGTGGGAGTTCCCGGTTTCTTCCTAGCCCTAGCACCCGATGCCTCGCTGGTCCGTCCGGGGTTCCTCCCCCGGGTGTTGCGCTACGCCGCGCCGGTGGGAGCGGTGGCCGCTGCGGCGACCTTCACCGCCTACGAGGTGGTGCGACGGAGCGAAGCCCCACTGGCCGAAGCCCGCACCGCGGCCACCCTCACGCTGCTGGCCATCAGCCTGGTCATCCTGTTGGGTATCAGCCGACCCCTGCGGCCCTGGAAGGTCGGCCTGGCAGCCGCCATGGGCGGCTGGTACGCGCTGACCATGGCCTGGGACTTCCCCCGGGACTACTTCGAGCTGGTGGTACCCGACGCACGGGCCTGGCTGGTCGCCGCGGTAGCCACGGTGGGCGGCGGGCTCCTAGTCGCCGTCGTACCGCGGTGGGTGGCCCGACGGCGGGCCGGGACAGACGACTAG
- a CDS encoding Glu/Leu/Phe/Val dehydrogenase produces the protein MTDTTSLFATALAQFKRGADLIDLPDDLRSILSQPKNEVIVNFPVRMNDGSYRVFRGYRIQHSNLLGPYKGGVRFHPLVNLDEVKALASWMTWKSALCEIPFGGAKGGISFDPNTLEADELERVVRRFTHALGENIGPDHDIPAPDLGSNAQSMVWMMDTYANSTGATERQNVKRIVTGKTLETGGSPGREKATGQGVVFCLQHWADEVGFDLAGATASLQGFGNVGSAAGRILQVHGVRIVAVADHGGAIADEDGIDAFELTDWVREHGSVAGFPRAMWIDPDDYWAVPTDLLLPAALENQITIENVHQIQARVVVEAANGPTSLEAEQVLADRGIDVLPDILVNAGGVIVSYFEWLQNRSAQRWSLEDVDFKLRDTLWQACDAVANLRAELEAPSRRDAAYAVALRRLQVVYQQRGIFP, from the coding sequence ATGACCGACACCACCAGCCTCTTCGCCACGGCGCTGGCCCAGTTCAAACGGGGAGCCGACCTGATCGACCTCCCCGACGACCTTCGGTCGATCCTCTCGCAGCCCAAGAACGAGGTCATCGTCAACTTCCCAGTCCGGATGAACGACGGTTCCTACCGGGTGTTCCGTGGCTACCGGATCCAGCACAGCAACCTGCTGGGCCCCTACAAGGGCGGGGTTCGGTTCCACCCCCTGGTGAACCTGGACGAGGTGAAAGCCCTGGCCTCGTGGATGACCTGGAAGTCGGCCTTGTGCGAGATCCCATTCGGCGGGGCCAAGGGCGGCATCTCGTTCGACCCGAACACCCTGGAAGCCGACGAACTGGAGCGGGTGGTGCGCCGGTTCACCCACGCCCTGGGCGAAAACATCGGGCCCGACCACGACATCCCAGCCCCCGACCTGGGCAGCAACGCCCAGTCAATGGTGTGGATGATGGACACCTACGCCAACTCCACCGGCGCGACCGAGCGTCAGAACGTCAAGCGGATCGTGACCGGCAAGACGCTAGAGACAGGGGGAAGCCCCGGCCGGGAGAAGGCCACCGGGCAGGGCGTGGTGTTCTGCCTCCAGCACTGGGCCGACGAGGTGGGGTTTGATCTGGCCGGTGCGACAGCCAGCCTCCAGGGCTTCGGCAACGTGGGCTCAGCCGCCGGTCGGATCCTCCAGGTCCACGGTGTCCGGATAGTGGCCGTCGCCGACCACGGAGGGGCAATCGCCGACGAGGATGGGATTGACGCCTTTGAACTGACCGACTGGGTCCGGGAGCACGGCTCGGTTGCCGGCTTCCCGCGGGCCATGTGGATCGACCCCGACGACTACTGGGCCGTCCCAACCGACCTCCTCTTGCCGGCCGCCCTGGAGAACCAGATCACGATCGAGAACGTGCACCAGATCCAGGCCCGGGTCGTCGTGGAGGCGGCCAACGGCCCGACCTCGTTGGAGGCCGAGCAGGTCCTGGCCGATCGGGGGATCGACGTTCTGCCTGACATCCTGGTAAACGCCGGCGGCGTGATCGTCTCGTACTTTGAGTGGCTCCAGAACCGTTCAGCGCAACGATGGAGCCTCGAGGACGTGGACTTCAAGCTCCGGGACACCCTGTGGCAGGCCTGCGACGCAGTGGCCAACCTGCGCGCCGAGCTCGAGGCACCGTCGCGACGGGACGCCGCCTATGCGGTGGCCCTGCGTCGGCTCCAGGTCGTTTACCAGCAGCGGGGCATCTTCCCCTGA
- a CDS encoding SDR family oxidoreductase — protein MEPTAGEVRTLLIGDDPLTEGLHEGLVVQGHIVATVATRPSGGRETLAAAVDAAVALLGRTDLVVHVPRRPMDPVSLVDQATADWVAACEAPMAEALAVVRTCRPHLGSGSRLAWVVPTVALGGAAGFAGAAAAAEGIRSLAKGAARQWGSEGIGTAVLAVSPEVAFGPDAGAPLVATTTLADSALARPGHPVYDLAPILSLLADPASAALTGATLVADGGVWMSP, from the coding sequence GTGGAGCCCACGGCCGGTGAGGTCCGAACGCTTTTGATCGGCGACGACCCCCTGACCGAGGGGCTGCACGAGGGCCTGGTCGTTCAGGGGCACATAGTGGCCACCGTGGCCACGCGCCCCTCCGGAGGCCGAGAGACCCTGGCAGCAGCCGTCGACGCCGCCGTAGCCCTACTGGGACGGACCGACCTGGTCGTCCACGTCCCCCGTCGCCCCATGGATCCCGTTTCCCTGGTCGATCAGGCCACCGCCGACTGGGTGGCTGCCTGCGAGGCCCCGATGGCCGAGGCGTTGGCCGTGGTCCGGACATGTCGACCACATCTGGGCAGTGGCTCCCGGCTGGCCTGGGTGGTGCCCACGGTGGCCCTGGGAGGCGCCGCCGGATTCGCCGGGGCAGCGGCGGCCGCCGAGGGGATCCGGTCGCTAGCCAAGGGAGCAGCACGCCAGTGGGGATCCGAGGGCATCGGAACGGCGGTCCTCGCAGTGTCCCCCGAGGTGGCCTTCGGACCCGACGCCGGTGCGCCACTGGTTGCCACCACCACGTTGGCCGATTCCGCCCTAGCCCGACCAGGTCACCCGGTTTACGACCTGGCGCCGATCCTAAGCCTCCTGGCCGATCCGGCCTCAGCAGCCCTCACCGGGGCCACGCTGGTCGCCGATGGCGGCGTCTGGATGTCGCCGTGA
- a CDS encoding SDR family oxidoreductase — MTGTLLLKDRVALVTGGGSGLGLGMATAMARHGAAVVLACRRPETGEVAAAALRDTGYDARCVRCDVTSTEDLEAAVASTVTTHGRLDCLVHNAVAPPGPPGPVEEVDLNRWEALVATSLRAVFDGARAAYPYLRAAGGSMVLMTSASGIEGSASLPAYAMVKAAQRTLAKGLAVEWGPVGIRVNCIAPLGLTGALSAACEVNPVLEERLVRRTPLGRLGDPVEDVGPAAVFLASDLARYVTGQTLVVDGGGFLGL; from the coding sequence GTGACCGGGACGCTCCTCCTTAAGGACCGGGTGGCCCTGGTCACCGGCGGCGGCTCTGGCCTGGGCCTCGGTATGGCCACCGCCATGGCCCGCCACGGGGCGGCCGTGGTCCTGGCCTGTCGCCGACCGGAGACCGGCGAGGTGGCGGCCGCTGCCCTCCGGGACACCGGGTACGACGCCCGGTGCGTCCGGTGTGACGTGACATCGACCGAGGATCTGGAAGCCGCCGTTGCGTCCACCGTGACAACCCACGGACGGTTGGACTGCCTGGTTCACAACGCAGTGGCCCCACCCGGCCCCCCGGGCCCGGTGGAGGAGGTGGACCTCAACCGGTGGGAAGCCCTGGTGGCCACCTCCCTGCGCGCCGTATTCGACGGGGCTCGGGCCGCCTACCCGTACCTGAGGGCGGCCGGCGGCTCGATGGTTCTGATGACCTCGGCTTCGGGCATCGAGGGGAGCGCCTCACTCCCCGCCTACGCCATGGTGAAGGCCGCTCAACGCACCCTGGCCAAGGGCCTGGCCGTCGAGTGGGGCCCGGTCGGAATCCGGGTGAACTGCATCGCCCCGCTGGGGCTGACCGGCGCTCTGTCAGCAGCGTGCGAGGTGAACCCGGTCCTCGAGGAGCGGCTGGTGCGCCGAACCCCGCTGGGACGGCTCGGTGACCCCGTTGAAGACGTGGGTCCGGCAGCGGTGTTCCTAGCCAGCGACCTGGCGCGCTACGTCACCGGCCAGACACTGGTGGTAGACGGGGGTGGGTTCCTAGGGCTCTGA
- a CDS encoding WhiB family transcriptional regulator produces the protein MSDAATNLYVDPQTMGWVDGVLCAGKSDLFFAPFAERPEARVRREARASELCAACPAMDTCRQHARDHRELGFWGGESEAERATAGFAPTTPIIGRRQVAARRAAAALAETG, from the coding sequence ATGTCGGACGCAGCGACGAACCTGTACGTCGACCCGCAAACCATGGGCTGGGTGGACGGCGTCCTGTGCGCAGGCAAAAGCGACCTGTTCTTCGCCCCGTTCGCTGAGCGTCCCGAGGCCCGGGTCCGACGCGAGGCACGGGCCTCCGAACTTTGCGCGGCCTGTCCGGCCATGGACACCTGTCGACAGCACGCCCGTGACCACCGGGAGCTGGGATTTTGGGGTGGAGAGTCAGAGGCCGAGCGGGCCACGGCCGGCTTTGCCCCAACCACCCCGATCATCGGGCGCCGCCAGGTGGCCGCCCGCAGGGCTGCTGCGGCTCTGGCCGAGACCGGCTGA
- a CDS encoding CoA transferase produces the protein MVTAPLAGLSVVEGTAFVAAPTGGMALAQLGADVIRFDQVGGGIDHGRWPLTADGVSLYWNGLNRGKRSLAVDLRDPEVNDLLAELVARAGNFLTNFPARGWMAYEELRVRREDLVMVAITGSHDGTTALDYTVNCAVGYPDLTGHPDDPRPVNNVVPAWDLVCGQMAALGLVSADRHRMRTGEGQLVTIALSDVAMAAVGSLGNLAEVQVNGREREGVGNAIYGAFGRDFATVDGRRIMAVAITARQWTALQEATGTTEAVADLAAELGVDFADEGARFRATDRLCEVLAPWFVARTLNEASIALDAHGVCWGPYRTVTQMLAEDPRCSTANPLFAELDQPRVGTHLVPGSPLAFGGQDTVDRGAAVAPVLGQHTEEILTLELGLSAAEVARLVDRGAVAVAG, from the coding sequence ATGGTGACCGCCCCACTGGCTGGGCTGTCGGTGGTGGAGGGTACGGCGTTCGTGGCTGCCCCCACTGGGGGGATGGCCCTTGCCCAGTTGGGAGCCGACGTCATTCGCTTTGACCAGGTGGGGGGCGGGATCGACCACGGCCGCTGGCCCCTGACCGCCGACGGCGTGAGCCTGTACTGGAACGGCCTGAACCGCGGCAAGCGCTCGTTGGCCGTGGACCTGCGCGACCCGGAGGTCAACGACCTGCTGGCAGAGCTAGTCGCCCGGGCAGGCAACTTCCTGACCAACTTCCCGGCCCGGGGCTGGATGGCCTACGAGGAGTTACGGGTCCGCCGGGAGGACCTGGTGATGGTGGCCATCACCGGATCGCACGACGGGACGACGGCGTTGGACTACACCGTCAACTGCGCCGTTGGCTATCCGGACCTAACCGGTCACCCGGACGACCCCCGTCCGGTCAACAACGTGGTTCCGGCCTGGGACCTGGTGTGCGGCCAGATGGCGGCCCTCGGCCTGGTGTCTGCCGACCGGCACCGTATGCGAACCGGCGAGGGCCAACTCGTGACCATCGCCCTGTCCGACGTGGCCATGGCGGCCGTGGGGTCACTAGGCAACTTGGCCGAAGTTCAGGTCAACGGCCGGGAGCGGGAGGGGGTGGGCAACGCCATCTACGGGGCGTTCGGCCGGGACTTCGCCACCGTTGACGGTCGCCGGATCATGGCGGTGGCCATCACGGCCCGGCAGTGGACGGCTCTGCAGGAGGCGACCGGGACCACGGAGGCGGTAGCCGACCTAGCCGCCGAGTTGGGCGTGGACTTCGCCGACGAGGGGGCCCGATTCCGAGCCACCGACCGCCTGTGCGAAGTCCTGGCACCGTGGTTCGTTGCTCGGACCCTGAATGAGGCGTCCATCGCCCTGGATGCCCACGGCGTCTGCTGGGGGCCTTACCGCACGGTCACCCAGATGCTGGCTGAGGACCCGCGGTGCTCGACGGCCAACCCGCTGTTCGCTGAGTTGGACCAGCCGCGTGTGGGCACCCACCTGGTGCCGGGCTCTCCTCTGGCCTTCGGCGGGCAGGACACCGTGGACCGGGGAGCAGCCGTGGCCCCGGTCCTGGGGCAGCACACCGAGGAGATCCTGACTCTTGAACTTGGCCTATCGGCGGCAGAGGTGGCACGCCTGGTCGACCGAGGGGCGGTCGCCGTCGCTGGCTGA
- a CDS encoding peroxiredoxin, which produces MLEAGTPAPDFAVPDQDGTVVTLESLRGHWVAMWWYPMASTPGUTVQGGGFRDRTPEFEEAGAVVLGVSFDTVEAQKHFADDQGFPYRLLADTDRTMGMAYDADPSDTGFARRTTYLIDPEGTIVRTYDLRGEDLEAHAGVVLDDIRALS; this is translated from the coding sequence ATGTTGGAAGCGGGAACACCGGCTCCGGACTTCGCAGTGCCCGACCAGGACGGCACAGTGGTCACCTTGGAGTCCCTGCGGGGCCACTGGGTGGCCATGTGGTGGTACCCGATGGCGTCCACCCCCGGTTGAACGGTTCAGGGCGGGGGGTTCCGTGACCGAACCCCGGAGTTCGAGGAGGCTGGTGCCGTGGTGCTGGGTGTCAGCTTCGACACCGTCGAGGCGCAGAAGCACTTTGCCGACGACCAGGGGTTTCCATACCGCCTGCTGGCCGACACTGACCGGACCATGGGCATGGCGTACGACGCCGACCCGTCGGATACCGGGTTTGCCCGGCGGACCACCTACCTGATCGACCCGGAGGGCACCATCGTCCGAACCTACGACCTGCGCGGCGAGGACCTGGAGGCCCACGCCGGCGTCGTCCTGGACGACATCCGAGCCCTGTCCTGA